The following is a genomic window from Strix uralensis isolate ZFMK-TIS-50842 chromosome 3, bStrUra1, whole genome shotgun sequence.
cacctgctgcccagccagccTCTCCGCCAGGCCTGGTCCCAGGGCTGCTGGACAAAACCTCTCTAAAGAAGAGTCCCAGCCgcttcccaccctttttaggccaGCTGGCGTTTCACAGCGTATCTGAGGGGAAAAGCGGCATTCGGAATCGGGAGCTGTGACTGTCGCGACTGACACGACTGGTACTGTGGAGGCGAGGCGGGCTAGGGGCCCGCAGCGGCTGGGGAAGGTGAGCTTCTGAGGGGAAGCGTCCAGTTCCCGCTTGGCCGCGACCTGCCCCTGCCGGGGCCCGGGAGAGGCCTCGTCCCCTCCCGAGTCCGGCAGCGCGCAGCCCCCGCTCcagggccgcgccgccgccgcctgcccccgccccgcgATAGGGGTAGGGCCGGGGAGGCTTGTGCGCGACACACCCGCGCCCAGCAGAAACCCTGGAAACCCCCCCTCCAGAGCCCCAAAGCGGGTGGGCGGGAGGTCGCGCCAAGCGCCGTCACTCCGCTTCAGAGTGAACGGCACCGACGCGGCGCGGGGGTGAGGCGGGCGGCCCCCTTCCCCCGCGGCACCacgccccgctccccccgcgccgccgctgccTACCGAGTACATGGGCGCCCctcgccgcgcccgcccgggcgccgctgctcccgccgccgccgccgccgccatggtcCTGCGagctccgccgcgccgccccgcgccccgctcgCCCGCCCTACCCCGTCGCGGCGGTCtcccgcccgcagccgccgcccgcGGCGCCCatggccccgcgccgccccggcccggctgccCGGTGCGCTGCGGCAGGcgcgggggagggcggggagaCAGCGCGATGGGCGGCGCCATCTTGGGGGCGACGGGAGCCGCTGGGGATCAAATGTCCTTCCGCCCGCCGTCCCGCAGCAGCCATGGGGTCGCGGGAGCCGTGCCGCCGGCTGGAGGCGGTGCTCGGCGCCCTCTACGACCTGGGTGGGTGAGagagcggggccgcgccgcgccacGCCACGCCGCGGGCCGCTCAGCGGTGCGGAGTGGGGCTGGGCACTGTGCCGAGGCCGGCAGCACTGCGGCCTTCCCTGGGGGCCGGGGAAGGGAGGAGGCCGGGCGTGTTCACTCTGAAGCGGAGTGATGGCTGCCGCGCACAGCTGACCCGAGGCATGTGTTCGGCACGCAGGTGAGGAGCCCAGCCCTCGGCGTGCCGCGGAGGACTGTGCGGCGAGCGCAggggcggcggcggagcaggAGAGCCGGGAACCGCAGCCGGCGGCGGGTagtgccggcggggcggcgggcgggcggcgtgGAGCCCGCGACTTTTTCGGGGAGCTGCGGGCCGAGCTGggcgccgccgccgtcccgccgccACCCGCCGCACCCCCGGCCGTGGAGGTCGTGGTGTTtcgtgggaggaagaggaaggggcgGCCCAGCCCCTCGGCAGCACCCACCGGCGGTGCCCAGGTAGGGCCGGGCGGTGAGTGGGTGGGTCCCTTTCCTGCAGGCATGGGTGCTGCTGGCCCCGAGCAGGGGCCACCTTGTCACGGGGTGCCCTCCTTGGGCACGGCACCGATACCGCTGAATATCTTGCTGGTTCTTTAAAGCgcggttatttttttttttttttttaataacccaCGCCGGAGACTTGACATTGAGCAGGTGCTGGACTGGGATGCCCACTTCTGGTGacagttaaaaccaaacaaaactcttTGCATGtttggcgcttttttttttttcctgtctctccaGTCTGCCACCATAAATTGTGAGATACCTTCCATAATTCCCCCTTCCGTGCCTAGTCTTCCCTCTTGCTAACACAGCTGGCTGGAAATCCGGGATCCTTTGGCGATCTGTGTGCTCAGCTTGATGGCATCCAGTCCTGctgatttccagctgggctgcTGACAGGGGCAGGCTGAAGCAGGGGTGGGGGCAGGacttgaagacttttttttttccaatttcaggAGATCCCTGGATAAGTATACTATATTTGAAATAGATATATCCAGCAAAATAAATTGATCTGCAGATAGGACTGCCAATACAGCAAGAAGTGAATGAAACGGGAAGCAAAGCCTCTTGGCTACTTCTGTGCCTAAGCGTTTTGTGTGCTGCTCTGTTCTCATTAATAGGTGTGGGTGTGAGGTGCCAAagcttccttctcttctctggcatcgCAGCAACGCTCGGCTGTTCACAAGCAACATGCGGCTTGGAGTATCAGTGTTGGGTGGTCAATGGGGAGGGCATGACAGCATTAGATCTCAGtcttctggtttggtttgttcATGCTAAATTCCCTCATGCTACCAGAAACTGTAGCTGAGTTGCTTCAACAGAGAGGCCTGGATAGGCTTGGCTGTAAGCTGAGCTGCCTTCCACACCAAGCAGAGGGTCCCTTGCTTGTTGATCAGTCTCCAGATCTTATAGcttctctgtttgttttctttaagtcATGTTTATGGTCATAACATCAGAAGCCCAATTCTAAAGTAAGTCCAGATGGACCAACACATGGCTGTCTTGAATTCAGGGACACTTACTGATATCTGGGGTTTGACTGCTTAGAATTGGGAAGTTCAAGAGACTGACCAAGCGGCTGGTTGAATCCATAAACTTTTGTGCTTTTTCGGGCACGTTTTCCTCTAAAAATTGCCctagatatttattttcttatgctttttatAACTTAagtttttctgcctgaaaagactGGTGTTACGCTTCTTAGTAAAATGCTCTGAAAATAACCAGGTTTATTTGTGGTCAAAATGGACAGTTTTATATAGAGGCTTTTTCAGAGTTGAGAGATGTTTGGGTTTGGCTTTGGTAGATGCAGAGGAAAGCCCTGATGTACCATGGGACCTGAACCTGTGACTCAGTGTGACTTAATGTCCTGGAGAGTTAAAAGGAAATGCATTAAAAGCGTTCAGGTTCAGTTTTAATACATCTGTTGTACCCCTGCTTCCTTAGAGGGGATAGTGCCCTTGAGAGCAAACAGGGAAAGACGAGCAAGTGGATGCTACTCTTGAACAGACTGCAGTTTGTCTGCCTGCGTCAGCACAATTGGGAGCAGGCAGACCATACGCTCAGAGAGGTGGTTCAGCATGTCCTCCCTGAAATCAGGAGTCGGACGCAGTCTAAAATAACCTTTGGAGATTTGTTACTTCTCTGAAGTGTCCCATCTGGGACACTCCCATAGCGAGCAGGTGTGGAGCTCTCCCTGGGGATTTtgcacttctttttcttcctaggATATgatctgccccccacccccctcccgaGAGTTCCTCCAAACTGAGAACTGCTGATGGAAGGTCTCAGTGTAAATCATGAGTATAAAAGATGTAGTTTTCACTGATCTCATTTTGAGCAAGTGGTTTCTTTAGACAGCATTAAGTGGGATCTGCCATTTAGTGACAGTGCATCCTctggagctgtttctcttgcATTAGTTAAGCTGGATATGTGCACTAATGTATGTCCATGCAGTTGCAAATTAAGTTTCTGCGTGTTGCCACCAGCTGTTGGTACATGTGCTATTACCACTGCACTGTTACCACTGCCCTCTCTGTCTCAAACAAAATGACTTAAAAGTTCATGTCCTGTCCTGCATTAGCAGTTTGGTACggatttggaaatggaaatatgCATGACGTCGCTCACGTGGCAggttttatatatacatatacttacatataaaatgtaatttattcttgAAAGTATAAAAATTAATTGCAGCTGTTAATATCTTAGCAGATGATCCAGGCAAGAAAATGCAGGATAAAGCTATATGCACTGTGCTATAATGGTATCCTATAAATTGTGCAAGGTTGTTCCAGTAAGACCCTATAAgatatacatattaaaaatgcTGTTGAGAGTGTCTCTTTTCATAAATCCAGGTAATAAAGCTAGAAAAATATACTGCTGGAAAGCTGTATGGTCTTCTCTACAACTCTTTTTACATTTCACTGCTTTCCAAAAAACTATCATAATCAGCATTTAAACTGGTGTTCCTTGTTATATTAAttcaaattgttttattttgtttatagaCCAAAATATTGGATGAAGAGAAACATGCAAATGAACAagaatttaactttgaaaaagtAAGTCAGTGGGACCTATCTAATCTCACTATTTTAGTGTGCAGGTATGTGTATTTATATCCTTGGGAAAGCTACAGTGGGACCAATGGGAAACGCTTCCAAGAAAGGTTATCTTGTAGGTGAGGATTTCCTAACAGGTAATTTTGACTGCATGCCATGCCAAAGGAGGAACATGCTGGCTGTTGTCAACTGCTTTGTGTGAAGAGAGGCATGTTGCAACTCTGTGGCCTTTCTTTCTGATCTTTCAGTGAGAATTTGAGGGGATCACTGTACGTTAGCTGTGTAAAGCTATGTGAGTACCCATAATGTTTAGCATAGCTCTTTCAGGCCCATGGTGTTAATCTTGGATTTCTGGTCTcagatgggaggggaaaaaagtatatcTATTTTTGAAACAGCAGATTACTTGTTTCCATTTGTCTTATTATTCTCATCTGTTCTTATATGAGCATAACTAGCATTGACCTTCTTAGATACTGATTCATTTACAGATCTGTGCAAGCAGGTTTTATATGCCTAATATCTGCTCAGGGATGTTCTGTGATCCAGTGAAATCTTTCACTAGAGATTCTGCATGGAGCTCCGTACTGCTGAGAACAGTGGGGATTTAACCACTGACTTTAAAAAGATTATCAATTCACCACAGGTTTTGCCAGGGTATTCTTGTATAGTGTCAactatgtgtatgtgtgtagtCAAACCACTTCACCATCTGCCCATCTGTGTTTTTCAACTGGTTAAGTGATCTGCAGCCAAGGAATGAGGACACCCTGTAAATGTTGGGTGCTGTGGGTAGCACATTTCGTTGTTCTTTGTGCAGCACAACATGATTCATTTTTATGTGAAGGAGATCCATTCCATGTGTTGTTTTATGTGAAATGAGGAGAATCAAAAATTGTCCCCCTGACAGTCCTCCCCATTCAGAGCTTAGATGGACAGTGGTTAACTGTTCTGCAGTATAGCTCCAAACTCAGTTAGTTTTATTTTATAGCATGCTGATTTCAGGTATTATTGAGGGTTTCTTTGGGAGTACAACTTTGCTGTGGTCTGTCAAGAGTTATTTTATAACAGGCTGGACAAATTATGAAATAATTGCAATTTTCTGTAATGTTCTAGGCTCGTCTGGAAGTGCACAAGTTTGGAATCACTGGCTACAAGAAGCAGGAACAACGCATATGGGAACAGGAGCGTGCTATCATGCTGGGAGCCAAGGTAATTGTCACTTGGTTTGTGCTGTGCAATCATCCAGCTGTTACAGTGCAGGAAAGTGGTAAAAAAACACCGGGGGGGTTTTGGCACTACTTCTTTAAAAGACAAGATTCCCTACCCTGACTCTTCTCCCACTTTATCCttacttttaaattttctattcTGTCTTGTCTATTTTCTGTAGATGTTTGAAAAAATAGTATGGTTGTGTTATTAGAGAAGTTGTATAGATGAAATACGACTGATGGGGGTGGAAAACAACATTTACTAATTTTTAATCAGGCCATTCAAAACTAAATTGAAgggtttgctttttaaagcttCACTCTCCCAGTGAGTTAGAGGGAGAAAACTTTTCAGTTCTATTTATCATCAgtagtgtaaaagaaaaaaataattttgtaggtCTTTTTTGGTGGATGAGGAGGGGATGGGTTTTCTTTCTAGCTCAGTGTGTATGTGGAAACCTTGTAGGACTGATAGAGCATAAACATCCCTCTCTACTCTCTCCACCAAGAAAGATATGGTTTCTGTGTGTCTACCCTACATCCCTTAAGTCCCTTCCTCTCACCCAAGAGGAAATaaactatttctaaaataaaaaaactatTTCTAAAATACTGTCCATGCAAGTGTGTGAATATTTTTTGAACCTATTTGAAAATTTCATCAGTGGTATCCCTCCCAATCTTTATTGCAGCCCCCCAAGAAGGAACATGTGAACTACAAGACTTaccaagagaaaatgaaagagaaaaaagcagcaaaggagGATGATAAGGGAAAGGTTTGTGTgacattttctgtattaaaaggCAGCATGTAAGAGCTAGTCCAAGAGCTTGACAGATAACGCCTCAGGCGCAGGAGGAGTGCCCGAGCTTGACACCTGCTGCTCCCCGTGGAATGGGTTCCTGGCTCCAGCAGGACTCATCTCATTGGTAAAAGCTGGTTGTGTGCAGTATGAAGGGCACAGAGTTAAGCTTGTGTTCTGCTGGGTTTTACTGCCTCATCCTTTGAGGCTGATAGACTGACAACACAAAATCaggaggtttgggttttttttccttgcctcttaagggaaaaaaatggccTTCAATTAAAGTTTGTTGCATGTTGTCTAACCACAGAGagccagatcttcagctggttTTATATCAGCACAATTCCGTCTAGGATCTTGCTCATTATTTAAAGCAAGGGTGAGGTTTTTGTTGCATCCATCCTCTAGCACAGCCCATCTGGCTCCGAGCCTACTCCCTGTCTCCCCATGGAGTCTTATGTAGGTGGCAGCAGGCTGTGGGGCAGGTAATGGCTCTCTCAGCCTGTTTCCTGCCACCCTCTTTCCCAGGGGACCTACTTCTTCTCCTCTGTCATGTGGCTCAAAGTGTATCTAGTGCATGACCAGACACGGCTGAACCCTGCTTTTTGACAGGTACACTCAGTCAGCCGACTAGGCGCGCCTGCCTGGTAGCAAGTTCGTATTTTGACCCAAGGATCTGTCACGTGCCTAAGAAGCAAGCCTCTCTCCTCCTGTGTCTGGATTTGTGCCTCCTCATGTGGCAGGGGCAGCACGTTGGTCATGAGAAGGCTGTACTTTCCGTAAGGTGACAGGAAGGGCTCTGGGCACTCCTAGCAGTGCCTCCATAGTGTGTTGCATCACTTGGCCTGTCAGGAGGTCTCTCAACCTGCTTTAAATGTCTGCCGCTCTGTGAAGCAAAGGATACCTCATGTTTCGTGTGCAGATGGTTGTTTAGTCAAGATGCACTGttccttttccattaaaatatgtaTCTTTAAAAGCAGGAACATAAAGGTGATTCTctcaagaagaagaagaaagaacagaaggaGAGGTGAGCTGGTTTTAACATGATTAAAATTAACTTGCTTTTGTATACCCTTCCCAGTGTATTTCCCCTGTGTAACTATACACAGTCTTATACCAGAAGTCATGCAGATCACAGTGGAAGGAAATTCTCCAACTGCAGAAGAACATGGTCACAAAATGATGACATTGCTCTGTGTCTAGCAGTTTCAAGAGGCTTTAGTTATGCAGCTTAACTGAAAATACGTCGGTTCTGCCCCAACATGTCTTAACACTGCAGGTGGAGGTGAGATGGATGGAAATCCCTGTGTGCAGACCCAGGATATGCCACATACTTAGAGCACTTGCCCTGAGGTATAATTTCTGCAAAACACGAGCCACAGTATAGAGAGGCGTGAAAGATGAAGTGGCATTCTTAGTCATAGTGTAGCAGGTTCACTGAAATGTACTCTTTATCTTCTTTCTCTATCCAGAAGTCTTTGTGTTTCTAaactttttgaaatgtaaatCATTCTGTAATGTGCTGCAAATTTTGAATGGCTATGCAGGTAACAAATATTCTGGGGTCATTACATGCTATGATTTCATATTCCATAATACCAAACACTGATTGCACAAATAGGTGACATTTTTCATCATATTAAGCATTTTCATGAGTTTCTGTtgcttctcttatttttttttttttcctcttcctattTCAGGAAGGCcaaaaggaagaaatcagtgCCTAGCATTTGGCCTGCAGGACAAGTTGGAAAATTCAGAGATGGGACCTTGATTCTGCAAAGCTATgacataaagaaaattaaatcatctAAAGTTATCAAATGAACTTATAATGAGTGAAATGGACAATATGCATAAGATAGAATCCATGTTGCTACCAACACAGACTTACAGAGCCTCTCGCCTTCCCACCATATcctaatttttttactttatttgttGTTGCAGGATTTCTATATTCCATTCTGCCTTGGGAAAAATAGGAGAATTTACcatttgataaataaaaataagactcTTAATAAAGAATGTTACACAGGCTATTTTTATTAGTCAATACATGCTAAAGAAAGCATTTAACTTTCTGGAATCAGTTTATTGGCTATaagtaaaatattcatttaaTCATTCATTTAATCcataattaatgaattaaaatatacAGCTCTTCGCTTTCATCTGGAAGGAATATGGAAAAAGCAATACCTTACTTGCTCTGAAGCTGAAGTAGGTATTCTCAAATATTTATTGTGCATACATCTATCTCTGTATCTTTATGAATTGTTAGTGGATTGTGGAACTGCAGAACAGTGTTCCTGTCCAGGAAAACCTCTTAAGGTTTCAAAATTATCTGCTTTGGAATGAAAATGAGATCCTCTGAAGTTTTTTCCCAACTTGAGTTACAGACTCAATTGTTGCAGAGATCTCCAAATAAGCACTGTTTCAAATGGTGGTTTGGTGGCTTGGTTGATTTGTTTTTGAAAACTAAACCATGTAAGACTGAGCCAAATGAGGCACAGACACTCGATAGCTACTGGTTGTTCGTGGTTAACTCATGTTTATTTTGAACAGTGTTCTCATGTCTCATAAGGCTTTTCTATGAAATCTTTGTCAAAGCTGAAGTTTTAGTGCTATTTGGATTTCAGTTATTTGGTGTTTCTGAAAGAACAGTTTTGTTCTCTGTAGCTAaatatttgtttgattttaaagttGTGTTAGTAACCTTCCAAAATGTCCTCTCCCTTCTACCTCAAGATAAAGAAACTTTAGTGTTTTAGGGAGGAGGCAAAAATAAGGTTAACTGTTAAATGACAGACGAAAAAGTTCATGCTGTGTTGTTTATAGGCAAGGTTATCTGGAGCTTGTTTGAACAcctgtgagagatgacttgtaactccccaaaaacagggcctgagagaaacaggcctgcaagaaaaaacagcctgagagagataagggatgggggtTAGCGGAGGCCCTCTGAGCCAAGGAATGTCTCAAGCAGTCGCAAGTAGTGAAACTATAGTTGTGGGGTGGATAGcgtggagtt
Proteins encoded in this region:
- the FSAF1 gene encoding 40S small subunit processome assembly factor 1 isoform X2, with the protein product MGSREPCRRLEAVLGALYDLGEEPSPRRAAEDCAASAGAAAEQESREPQPAAGSAGGAAGGRRGARDFFGELRAELGAAAVPPPPAAPPAVEVVVFRGRKRKGRPSPSAAPTGGAQTKILDEEKHANEQEFNFEKARLEVHKFGITGYKKQEQRIWEQERAIMLGAKPPKKEHVNYKTYQEKMKEKKAAKEDDKGKEHKGDSLKKKKKEQKERKAKRKKSVPSIWPAGQVGKFRDGTLILQSYDIKKIKSSKVIK
- the FSAF1 gene encoding 40S small subunit processome assembly factor 1 isoform X1, producing MGSREPCRRLEAVLGALYDLGEEPSPRRAAEDCAASAGAAAEQESREPQPAAGSAGGAAGGRRGARDFFGELRAELGAAAVPPPPAAPPAVEVVVFRGRKRKGRPSPSAAPTGGAQTKILDEEKHANEQEFNFEKARLEVHKFGITGYKKQEQRIWEQERAIMLGAKPPKKEHVNYKTYQEKMKEKKAAKEDDKGKQEHKGDSLKKKKKEQKERKAKRKKSVPSIWPAGQVGKFRDGTLILQSYDIKKIKSSKVIK